Proteins found in one Paenibacillus sp. FSL R10-2782 genomic segment:
- the murQ gene encoding N-acetylmuramic acid 6-phosphate etherase — protein sequence MLEHLTTETRNKKTMNLDELTPLELLEVMNEEDQKVAQAVKQEIPQIAKAVEVITMVLKQGGRLIYMGAGTSGRIGLLDAVECPPTFGTAPEEVVGLIAGGERAFIKAVEGAEDNEQLGAQDLQDIKLTAKDVVVGIAASGRTPYVIGGLEYANSIGAPTVAVSCNKDSAIGKVAKIAIEVVNGPEVLTGSTRLKAGSSQKLICNMLSTASMIGTGKVYGNLMVDVQLTNEKLVERAKRIVMDATDCGAETAEDYLKKADHKPKIAIVMLLAGLSKEEAVQRLEESQGFVRQAIK from the coding sequence ATGTTAGAGCATTTGACAACAGAGACTCGCAATAAGAAGACAATGAACTTGGATGAATTAACACCTCTTGAACTTTTGGAAGTGATGAATGAAGAAGACCAAAAGGTCGCACAGGCGGTTAAGCAAGAAATTCCGCAAATTGCCAAAGCTGTTGAAGTAATAACAATGGTGCTCAAACAAGGTGGACGCTTAATTTACATGGGGGCTGGAACAAGTGGACGTATCGGCTTGCTAGATGCGGTTGAATGTCCACCAACCTTTGGAACAGCACCTGAAGAGGTAGTTGGACTAATTGCTGGAGGAGAGAGAGCGTTTATTAAAGCGGTCGAAGGTGCAGAGGACAATGAACAATTAGGGGCGCAAGATTTACAAGATATTAAGCTAACAGCCAAAGATGTTGTTGTAGGAATTGCCGCTAGCGGACGCACGCCTTATGTTATCGGTGGATTAGAATATGCCAATTCTATTGGAGCGCCTACCGTAGCCGTGAGTTGCAACAAAGATTCAGCGATTGGTAAAGTTGCCAAGATTGCGATTGAAGTCGTGAACGGACCGGAAGTGTTAACTGGCTCAACACGTTTAAAAGCTGGGAGCTCTCAAAAATTAATTTGCAATATGCTTTCCACAGCTTCGATGATTGGCACGGGGAAAGTATATGGGAATTTAATGGTAGATGTACAGTTAACTAATGAAAAACTTGTAGAACGTGCTAAACGTATTGTTATGGATGCGACAGATTGTGGTGCTGAAACAGCAGAAGATTATTTGAAAAAGGCAGATCATAAACCGAAAATTGCAATTGTGATGCTTCTTGCCGGGCTTTCGAAAGAAGAAGCTGTACAACGTTTGGAGGAATCACAAGGGTTTGTACGTCAAGCGATAAAATAA